A region of bacterium DNA encodes the following proteins:
- a CDS encoding phosphate ABC transporter substrate-binding protein, producing MYRLIFWMLFSYLAIGCAKSNIETINIAGSTAFQPFAEKLAEEYMAGKNDVRINVQGGGSAVGIQSAQSGVAQIGMADMVTLPKEAQGLNTVVVAKDAVVLIVHPNNKIANLTPLQIQQIFSGQVKKWKEVGGEDKPITVISREEGSGTRVSFEELLLAGTKVSAGALIQDSSGAVRTMVENDPNSISYLTYGLVTDRVKSLKIDGVSPTLQNIKKGRYKIIRPIFLLTKGPAEGKIGEFIEFILSKQGQQLISDYGLIPVK from the coding sequence ATGTATCGGTTAATTTTTTGGATGTTATTTTCTTATCTGGCAATTGGATGTGCAAAATCTAATATTGAAACGATAAATATAGCTGGTTCAACGGCTTTTCAACCATTTGCTGAGAAACTCGCGGAAGAATATATGGCAGGGAAGAATGATGTTCGAATTAATGTTCAAGGAGGAGGTTCTGCGGTAGGAATTCAATCGGCACAAAGCGGTGTGGCTCAAATTGGTATGGCAGATATGGTCACATTGCCAAAAGAGGCGCAAGGATTGAATACTGTTGTTGTGGCAAAAGATGCTGTGGTGTTGATTGTTCATCCAAATAATAAAATTGCGAATTTAACGCCACTCCAAATCCAACAAATATTTAGCGGTCAGGTAAAAAAGTGGAAAGAAGTAGGTGGGGAAGATAAACCAATTACGGTCATTTCAAGAGAAGAAGGTTCTGGAACACGGGTCTCCTTTGAAGAATTACTGTTAGCCGGAACCAAAGTTAGTGCTGGTGCTCTTATTCAGGATTCAAGTGGTGCTGTTAGAACAATGGTTGAAAATGACCCAAATTCTATTAGTTACCTCACTTATGGACTTGTTACTGACAGGGTAAAATCCTTAAAAATAGATGGAGTGTCACCCACCTTACAAAATATCAAAAAAGGCAGGTATAAAATCATTCGACCGATTTTCTTGCTTACGAAAGGACCAGCGGAAGGGAAAATAGGAGAATTTATAGAATTTATCCTTTCTAAACAAGGGCAACAACTAATCTC